One stretch of Cohnella algarum DNA includes these proteins:
- a CDS encoding 1,2-dihydroxy-3-keto-5-methylthiopentene dioxygenase, translating to MAKIRVRNTNELIEGEANVGAFLEKQGVLYEHWDPSKLPERLRENFSLTDEDKQEILSTFDAEIRDLAGRRGYKTWDIVALSDATPNIEELLKKFEQVHTHTEDEVRAIAAGEGIFIIKGDDSVGYFDVILTAGDVISVPEGNPHFFTLTESRKVVAVRLFIETEGWIAHPFQDPEFVK from the coding sequence ATGGCTAAAATTCGCGTTCGCAATACGAACGAGTTGATCGAAGGAGAAGCGAATGTCGGCGCCTTCCTGGAGAAGCAAGGCGTACTGTACGAACACTGGGATCCGTCCAAGCTGCCGGAACGCCTGCGGGAAAATTTCAGCCTGACCGACGAGGACAAGCAAGAAATCCTGTCCACGTTCGACGCCGAAATTCGCGACCTGGCCGGCCGCCGCGGCTACAAAACCTGGGACATCGTCGCCCTCTCGGACGCTACGCCCAACATCGAAGAATTGCTGAAAAAATTCGAGCAAGTTCACACGCACACCGAAGACGAAGTTCGCGCCATCGCCGCGGGCGAAGGCATCTTCATCATCAAAGGCGACGATTCCGTCGGCTACTTTGACGTCATTCTGACGGCCGGCGACGTCATTTCCGTTCCGGAAGGCAATCCGCACTTCTTTACGCTGACGGAATCCCGCAAAGTCGTCGCCGTGCGTTTGTTCATCGAAACCGAAGGCTGGATCGCGCACCCGTTCCAGGATCCGGAATTCGTAAAATAA